The Acomys russatus chromosome X, mAcoRus1.1, whole genome shotgun sequence genome segment TCTGAAACCTGGATTCTGCCAAGCTCTATTGTCTGGCTACATGAGCAGATTGCAGAGATGGAATTCCTTAATTCCTTGAAGCAGTTCACAGAACCACTCCCTTCTTCATGTtaacacatttccttttttttttttttttttttgactagaaATCAAATTCACTACCCATTGCACAACACTCCAAGCTACTTCCACTTTGCAATTGACACATAATTATATGCACTTCACAGGTATAGTGTAATCATTCAATACAGTGCATACAATGCATAATGATCAAATTAGGGTAATAAGCACCTCCAGCTGCGCAAACATGTGCAATGTCTCTTTTGTTAGGTtagggtttgggggggggttcttttttggttctggtttttttttttttatatatagggCCTcactcaggctagccttaaactgcCAATCCTACCTGTCTCTAGATGctaggcatgtactaccatgcctacatattctctcattctctctctctctctctctctctctctctctctctctctctctctctctctctctctctccctccctccttcttttccctctctcttttagtTTTCAGAGCGACATATAGAATCCCACTaatagtttaaatttattttacctgacacataaaaacattaaaaatgtacatataaattGGGTGCCAGGTGACGATATGATACATATATCCATGGCATAACGTAAAGTACAGTAAAAGGGCAATATAGTTGGCAGACTGGTGTCCTAGAAGGcacaaagacctgggtttgattcctagaaccccATAAGAccaggcaccatagtacatgtcTACAGTCCTAGCAGTCAGGAGGTGGAAGGGAGAAGAccagttcaaagtcatccttagctacatgtAATAGCAAGATCAAGGGCAGCCtgtctaaaaacaagaaaaaagaactgCCTATAACCTCAGCTTGAGGGAATACcacacctctgacctctgtgggcacttgcgTTGGTCTGTACAtaccctccccccaacacatatacataattaaaagaataaaaataaatcttttgaaaaaagaattaactaaaaagtaaaacagagtAAAGTGTCTATTGTAATGGTTTAACTATCATTGTCAATTTGCCTGGGTTTGGAATCAGCCAGGAGATACAATTCTGCATGTGTCTTTGAGGGAATTTCCAGAGAGATTTAAGTGAGGGGGAAGAATCCACCCTGAATGTGGACAGCACCATCACCTAGGCTGGGGTCTCAGAGGGAAtaagaaggggaaacagagaaATCCAGCTGTGCACTAGCTCTCTGCTTGGCAGCACAGACCAAGCTGTTCCTCTTGCCATGCCTTCTCTCCGTGATGAGCGACGTCTCTGCAAactgtgagaaaaagaaaaagaaacttgttaTTAAGTTGTCTTTTTTGTCCAATtcttggtcacagcaatgagataAGTGGTGACAACAATCAAAATCCATTCTTCTGGCTTTTTGAAATATATAGTACAGTGTCACTACCTATCGTCATCCCGCAGCGTAATAGCATATCATTTCTACATATTGGGAGCCTTTGAATTCCTCTCTACTAGTTCTTTGAGCTGTTGAAAAATACTGTTAACCTAAAGAACAGCTGGACTGATTCTTCCTAGCTAACTGTATTTTGGGTATTATTACCcagctttctttctgtcctctctcatCCACACACTTCCTGCCACTCAGTTGCACGTATTGGAAGTAATGACttcctcttgttgttgttgtttgttgggtcagttgattggttttggtttttggtttttggttttttgcttccaaggcagtgtttctctgtgtacccttggttgtcctggactgactttgtacaccaagctggccttgaactcacagagatccacctgcttctgcctctctgagtgctgggattaaaggtgtacgccaccacacctggctagaagTAATATCTTTCAAGAGCCTTGATCAAATCTGTTCTTTCTGTCTTAGTTTTTCACTTTGCTTCTTCAAAAATCCTATGCTGTGGGCAAACTGAATTGActcattttacctttttttatCTAAAGAATGtgtcatgttgcccaggctgacctcaaactcaccagcCAAGAATGACCCAGAACCCTGcttctcctgcccccaccctctaAAGGACAAGATGACAAGCATAGACCACCACATTTGGCTCGTTGTACCTGTCAcatgtttttcttataatttattcagattatatctcaattgttttcccatcacttgtatcttcctgttcctccctccctctttcaccctattcccctcccctaggcctgtgacagaatgggagctcctccctcaccatatggtcacagcctatgaagtctcatcttggtagcctgcttacacttcctctgagtgccaccaggcctcctcaccaaggggaagtggtcaaatatggggtaccagagttcatgtcagagtcagtccccactctctacactACCATGGAGAATGTCACCTTTAAACCTCAGGAAACGCCTTTGACAAAGACTTCCCCACTGAGACCTCAGTGAATTTTCATGGTAATCTTCGAATATCTGTCTGAGGACACTTCCGGTTTCCTACTTTctgtcttcttgttttatttaggTCAATTTTATCTGTCTTCTCAAGGAAATCAAGATTAGAGCATGCCTAAAACAATTTTCCACACTGTCTTCAAGGCCAGTACCAGAGACTAGTCCACTGTGAACTACATGAATGTTTCCAATATGTGGTATGTGATTTATTTTAGGTATTGCACAGCCAAACATATCAAAATAATTGAATATctattttgttgtatattttaaaagtacccCCTTTTTCATTTTAGAtaatagccaaaatattttattttgaaaataaacatattttgggctggagagatggctcagaggttaagagcactgactgctcttccagaggtgctgagttcaattcccagcatccacatggtggctcacaaccatctataatgtgatctgatgccctcttctgccctgcaggtgtacatgcaggcagagccctgtatacataataatcataaataaatatttttttaaaaaaagaaaagaatgatattttgctaggcagtggtggcacacacctttaatcccagcccttgggaggcagaggcaggtggattgctatgagtttgaggccagcctggtctacaaagtgagtccaggacagccaaggctatacagagaaaaactgtcttaaaaaaaaaaaactaaaccaaacaaacaaatagaataaGCATACTTCGCTGAGGGGTGTGGTTCCGTTGCTACACCACTTGCCAAACACACACAAGGCCCATGAGCTTTAATAAAGGCCCTGAAGAActttctgtgtgtgactgttttgcttatttgtctttctgtgcaccatgtgcctgcctggtgcctgccaACACCAAAAGAGGGCGTAGGATCACTCAGAACTGGAGttgtgtttgtgagccaccatatgggtgctgggaattgaccttaagtcctccggaagagcagtctgtgcgcCCAAGCACTGAACCATCAATCCAGCCTCATATTTAAAGTGCTTTTAATTGGAACAGATTATATCCGTCTCCCCTTTCCCCCACGGGTACTCTAACCCCTCAAACTCTCAAGCTGATAGccactttttccttttaataaatgaggttaaatatcttttttttttttttttttgtatgtgtcatttcttttttctggaaATGACACACTAGTACTCATTTTTCTATCAGGATCTTTATCTTTCTATTAACTTGTAACAGCTCCTTGTATATAAGGGAAATTTTACAACTTCTGCTGcacttttctgtgttttatcctgaaaaaaaaaattacttctacAAAGCTTCTATCACATATGACATGTGTTGATAACTTTTAAATCTGTAACCCTGGCCCAGAACTTCTAGTCCTAGTTGCTGAGTAGCCTTAGCTATGTGAACTCACCGTGCATATTTCTAAACTCATGAGATTTGTGACTTAATTTCCTTCTGGCCTGTCTTTGAAACTTATATGACTAGGGTACACTCGCCTAAATCCTGCTCTTTCATCtgtaaaatacaattatatcTACTTCATAGCCTTAATAACAAAATGAGATTTATACAGAACTGACTGGCATAAATACTGAATAAATGGTAGCATTATCTCCCCGCTCTAGCTGCCCAACTACTCCCAAGCCCCGCCTCCTCCTTGTTGCTGCCAAATATCCACCTCCTTGCTAGGAAGTCTTGTGACTCaatcccttacacacacacacacacacacacacacacacacactcctctctctctccacagggaAGTTCCCAATCCCTTGGGGTGTACAAGGCCATGCATACAAAACCATGTGCTTGTTACTTACTGCTACACTCCAACTGCAGTCAGGCCACAAAGAATCTGTTTTACCATAATTTGGTTGTTTCCTGTGCTGCTGTTCACTGGCCATCATGCCCTCCTTCAGTCTACTCAAGCATTCAGGTCAAATGTGGCCCTCATCACTCATTCGTCCCCTGGGCCCCAAATCAAATTCCTGTTTTATATTCATGTTTACCTGCTTGTTTCCCTTACTAGACTGTGAGTTCCTTGAGAGCAGTTTTACTGTTTGTGTTGCCAGCCCTCAGCACAAGGTCTAAAATTTTGCCTATTTgttaaatgaatggataaatgccTAGTTTTTAATGTGAGTGGAGTTTTAGCCTCTGATCTCCTACTGTTCTATAGGAAGCAGTACCCTTGCATATacagtacttttaaaaaaaacctctagTGTCCACACCTCTTCCCAGCAGTTAAAATGTGCTGCCAGGTTGGTGAACGGAGTATGCAACTGATCCAACTAAAAGACATGCTGTGGAAGACACTGGCTCCGTATATAACATAGCCAGTGTTGAGTCCCCCTGCACCCCCAGAAAGCACTGCCGTCTCAGTACTTATCCAGGGCCTAATCTTCAGCGCCAGGAAGGACATTCTCTCTCCAGGTGGCTTCTTTACGAGTGTGAGTAGTTAGACTGCTTTTCCTACCCTCTCCAAACCCTCGTCCAGAAGGCACATGTCCAGATACAGCAGAAAGGTTTGTGGCTGCTAGGGAAAAAGACACTTCCCTGAGCCTCTCCAGCCTGAAAGCCAAGCTTTACATCATCTCTAATAAGCAAAGAACAggacaggattttttttccattttctttttaatgacattttttgttcaaagccaggaagcagctaCAGAGACTATTTGAAAGTagacaagttaaaataaaaaagaaagaaaaagcaaagatgcATCAATCATTCCACACTAAATACAGAGCTCTAGTTAGTATGCCTCACTAATACCACATGAGAGGCCCGTGGGGTCGAGAGTACTCTCCAATATCGTGTAGGGGGACCAGACAATAGTCAGGTATGGTTAGGTCAAATGGCATGAATACCGGAAGCAGTAAGATCAAGGTCTACAGTTTGGGCCCTTGTTTTAGGTAGGGGTTGATGATTCTTAACTTCTTCCACACTGTGCTGCATCCCATAGCCGAAGTAGATAGCAAATCCTAGTAAAGAAACACAACTGTAAGGTGAGGATGTGTAACCTGGAAAGTCTTAATAGGTCTCCAACTAGAGAAATCAAGAGGGAAAGGCTAGGACACCGAACAGGCTTCCTCTTCAAAAGCAGATACCTACCAATCAGCATCCAGATCCCAAATCGGGCCCAAGTGCCAGAAGTCATTTGCATCATCAGGTAAATATTCACAAAGATGCTCAGCATTGGGAGTAGAGGGATAAGAGGCACCTGCAAAACAAGATAAATCTTCACATACAATGCAATGACCTAGAAACATGGCCTCCTCTGCTCCCACTGGGGGCAGAGCAGACCGTGTTCGACCCCTACTCAAGCTCTGGGTTTCAGCAGCCACTCCTTTCTCACATGTTATTAGACTCTCCAAATCCAGGACTTGAGAGAGCATCAGCAAATAGTCCAGCCTAAATAGCTCTGGTGTCTACCCTCTTGTGTCCAATCAAAGAACATAAGCTATGAGCCCTAATTGTCCCAAGATGGactggggagaggaaagggacatAATTTACCTTAAAGTGAAGGGGAGTGGAGTTCTGTGACTGTCTCGAGATAATTCCAGCAATTCCAAGAATAGGTCCCAGGATCAGCACCACCACTGTGACCCATACTGGGTCTCCAGAACAAAGTGCACTTGTCCACAGGGTCAGCACCAGACAAAGAACAGTCAGTAGTATAGCTTCAAAAGTCAAGTTGAGAGGCATCAAAACCAACTCTTGAGATCAATATATTAAGATGTAAGACATCCCATTCCAAGGAGGGTTACCCTCTTGCTAGACCTCTCTCGCCAAATGCCACCGCACAGTGTCCACCCTGTTATACTGATCTCTCCAAATCATCCCAAAGTAAAAAGCTACTGCTTGGGgatagagatgactcagcagttaagagcatttgctgctcttgcagaggacctggggttccCAGTACATGTATGGcaacttacaaccatctataactccagttccatgggatcagataccttcttctgacctatgtaggtaccaggcatgcacatagtgcacatacatacatgcaggcaaaatactcacacataaaaataaagaaatctttaaaaagaaagaaagaaagaaaagaaaaagaaaaaaccccactgCTCACCAAGCAGTGAGGAGCAAACATAGACAATTCGGCCAGAAAGGAGGGTGGGGATGGAGTTGACTGGACAAAATAGAGCCTGAAGAGTCAGCTTCTCTGTTTCAAGTGTTTCCTCCTCCTGCAATTCCACTTCCTGTTCATCATTCTTTATTTCCTGGTCAGGCTGATATCTGTGACAAGAGTAAGAAACAATTTTAAGAATACACTTAACCAttcactagttttttttttaaggtagccTCTTTACTAAAGTGAGAAACTTGGGCCGGGGAGACAGCTCTCTAAAGCATCTGCTACCAGGCTAGAATGATACCTTAGCAGTTAAagagtttttccttcttttgcaaaggacctgagttcagttcttagcactcACATTGGGCAAGTCACAACCACCCACAAGTCTAGATCCCAGggattcaatgtcctcttctgtcctccaatgACACCCATACAGACGGACTCTTGCATGCACAGACTCTTGTACGCAcccatgtgcgtgcatgtgcacgcgcgcgcacatacgcacacacagacagagacagagagattgagatttttttaagtgtttgctACACAAGTGTGATGACAAGACTTGAGTTTAGATGGAGCTCCAGCACGCATACAAAACCCAGGtgtcctgtaaccccagtgctagggagCTGGAGCTAGGATTTCTGGAATTCACTAGGCAGCCAACCTAGCCAACTagtgagagactccatctcaaaagtGGAGAGAGGGTTAAGGGTTATATGTAAATAGCTAATTCTGAcctctggccccccccccccccgcgcgcgcacacacacacacccacacacacacacaaacaaacatacacttACAAGGATATACAAAACACTCATAGGGGGTGCTTTGGACAGAGCAAGATACCCAAATTACTGAAGGAGAGTCAGGGTGACTGAAAGCAGAGGAGGAACAAGCATAATATCATGCTCATCCAGaaacacaaaaaacacaaaaagtctCACCTGAGGATGAGAACACAAATGGACACCAGAGAGTAAGCAAGCAGCGTCCCGATTGACATGAGGTCCACgagatcactgagttcaaagaGGAATGCCATGAATGCTAAAATTGGCAAGGAGAGAGCAAGTGAGAGAAGGGTGAAGTTAAAGGAGTTGGTGAAACAACAGAAAcaggtggtttggtttggttaccTGCAATAACACCAGATACCACAGTTGCCACAATGGGGGTGTGTGTTCTGCTGTGAACCCTAGCAAGGACACGGAACAGGAGGCCATCTTCTGCCATTGCATAGATCACCCGAGGCATAGGAAACATAGAGCCCAAAAGGCTGAAAAAGACAACGTCCAAGTGGCATGAGGTCACCAAGGTATCTGTTCCAAGCCTGTGTGTTTCCAGCATCTCCACCTCCCCTTCCCAGCCCTCCTAAGGAGCATTCTCTGGCACAAAATGGACACAACTGGAAACTACATCCAGCAAGGAAACAAATACTTAACACTGACCTAGTGGAAAGAGCACAGAGGGAGCCAACAGCCACAAGATAGCGGGCAGAGCCCCAGCCAGCGTAGAGAAATGCTTCAGGTAGAGGGCTCTCAGGCTGAAGCTTGTAGTAAGGCATCATGAGGGTAAGTGCTGAGGACACACCAAAATAAGCCAAAAAGCAGATGGACAGCGAGATTACAATACCCATGGGGATGGAGCGCTGGGGATTCTGAGCCTCTTCCCCTGCAAGAAAACACAGGGCACAGTGTTCTGAAGTAGGAAGGCAGGCGTGCACTGCTACCACTCCCCATTCCGTAGGGTCACACATTGCACCAAGGCCAGCCAGGATGGTGCGACTTATTACCGGTGGTTGCAATACAGTCAAAACCAACGAAGGCATAGAAACAGGTAGCAGCGCCACGGAGAATCCCTTCTAAGCCAAAAGGCATGAAACCTCCAGAGCCCATAGAGTCCAAGCTAGAATGAGAAGGAACAGACACAATAAGAGTGTGTTCAGCTAAGTCTACGCCTCTTCTCAAATGCCCAGCTGCTCACTGTTTGCCACTCCCAGTCCAGATCCCCGTCCTCCCCCATTATGGTCTCAGCTCTGTGCCTTTCTAACCTACAAGTGTCATTGGGTCCACTCATGGTCAAGCAATAGTCCTCTTTGGTGAGCTTCCAGTTTCTCAGATCTCCCTTAAAGAATCCAGAGATGATGACAAAGCCAAGGACCAAGAGGTTCACCCCTGTGAACACTTTGGTAACCAGGGCAGATTCACTTGCCCCCAAAGCCAACAAGCCTGTGGGAGAAAATCTTTCAGGATCCCGAGGACAAAATCCTTTCTGCAAGCTTGCATTTCCTTTTTCCTGCCCCTGCTGTGGCAGACTCCTTCCTCCCCACATTATCATTCCCTCAAGCCCTTCCCAGGCCCGGCCCCAGCTACCATGCAACCCCGCCCCCTTGCCTCACCAGTGAGCAGCAGCACAAGGGCCAGCGCAAAGAAATCTGGATATTCTGAGAGGACATGAGGCACATTCAGTGAGATGGTCCCTTTCAGACTCTGAGAGATGTGGTTTCCAATCAGGTTGTCAAAAGCAGAGCTCCAGGCCCGGGCCACACTGGCAGTACCTGGTGTAGCAATTGTATTTTCttctgtaatcccaatactcagggacACTGTGAGGTCCAGTTCTCTCCCTCCTACACACCAGCCTCACACAGGTTCCTGACATTATTACCCaccttacatgtgtgtgtgtgaggtctctctatgtagctcgggattagcctggcctcaaactcaacaaactcctgatcctcttacctcagcctcctgagtgctggaattacaggtgtacaaCACTTAAAGCCCAAACCAGCATCTTAGTGAACACGAGACAGAATCGAACAGTTATTCTGCACCTTCGACCCCTCCATACACCCCTACAAATAGAAATATAGACATCTAGAACGTGTTGAGATActaggaaaaataaagaacatttcaGCTTCACCATTCCTTTGCTATTTGTGTAGTCATCCAACCCACCCAATCCACCCCAAGCTTCTATCTCACCAATGACGTAGGAGAGGATGAGGTTCCAGCCAGTGGTGAAGGCCCAGAGTTCACCTACGGTGACATAACTGTAGAGATATGCAGAACCAGAGCCGGGGACCCGGGCACCAAACTCAGCATAACACAGTCCAGCCAACACAGACGACAGAGCAGCCACCAAAAAGCAAATCACAATGGCTGGTCCTGCTTTATCTTTTGCCACCTCACCAGCCAGGACATACACACCTGCACCCAAGGTGCTACCCACACCCAGGGCTACTAAGTCGAGGATGCTCAGGCATCTGGCAAGGCGAGTCTCGCCCATGCCCAGCTCCAACACACGTCTCCGAACCAGCTTTTGACCGAATCTTCGAAGTGCCTGCCACCGCATTCTAGTAGGAAGCGAAGAGGAGGCTAGGTTCTGGTAAAAAGCAAGACAAAGGCCCTTCAATAGGTCCCATTATCCTCCAAGCTCTAAAAGTGAATTACAAAACACTCCACTAAGTACAGGGACAAAGGAGGATGGgctgaggggggaggaggggaaagcaaGCCACTTTACCTCTAATAGCCAATTTCTCCATATGCAAATAAGAATtacaataataatgaaagtaGGAATTTCAGTCTCTCTGAGGCTGGTGGAAGGACTCATTTCAGAAGAGGTTAGTGAAAGCCCCCTGTAGCACAGTGGTTGGCCGCTAGTAAGGGTTTGGACATtaggtttcttctttctctggccAAGAACCTATGGGCTTTACCCTAGAGCCCAGCCTAGCAGCCCTGAAACCTAACGTTTCTGTTTCCTGGCCTGTGGCTCCTGGTGAATCAAGCGGAACTCAACTCAGAGCAACTCTGGGAGAATCCCTTTTCACACTCAATACCCACATCCCTTTCAGTGAGCGCCCAGGCCACAAGAGCTTCAAAGAGACATGGCTCCCCACCGCCTGGTCTGACCGTGATCTTAACCCTCCACCCTCCTCGCCAAGCCCACAGCGCTCCACCTGAGCCTTTTTTGAccagggagaagaaagcaaatgtttCCCTCGCGTCGGGCTAGGCTGACCTGTGAGCACCAGCGTTGAGGCAGGGCTTCACGTATCTGAAATTGGGAGATGCGCCTggcgggcgggggcgggagggggggctGTTGGCAAAGCCAGCCCGAGATCGTTTGCACTTCCCTCTCTGCAGGCTAAGGGTCCCGCCCGGTGACTCTAGATTCAGCATCTAGATTTTTATGGTTCCATCCACAAACAGT includes the following:
- the Slc7a3 gene encoding cationic amino acid transporter 3, with the protein product MRWQALRRFGQKLVRRRVLELGMGETRLARCLSILDLVALGVGSTLGAGVYVLAGEVAKDKAGPAIVICFLVAALSSVLAGLCYAEFGARVPGSGSAYLYSYVTVGELWAFTTGWNLILSYVIGTASVARAWSSAFDNLIGNHISQSLKGTISLNVPHVLSEYPDFFALALVLLLTGLLALGASESALVTKVFTGVNLLVLGFVIISGFFKGDLRNWKLTKEDYCLTMSGPNDTCSLDSMGSGGFMPFGLEGILRGAATCFYAFVGFDCIATTGEEAQNPQRSIPMGIVISLSICFLAYFGVSSALTLMMPYYKLQPESPLPEAFLYAGWGSARYLVAVGSLCALSTSLLGSMFPMPRVIYAMAEDGLLFRVLARVHSRTHTPIVATVVSGVIAAFMAFLFELSDLVDLMSIGTLLAYSLVSICVLILRYQPDQEIKNDEQEVELQEEETLETEKLTLQALFCPVNSIPTLLSGRIVYVCSSLLAILLTVLCLVLTLWTSALCSGDPVWVTVVVLILGPILGIAGIISRQSQNSTPLHFKVPLIPLLPMLSIFVNIYLMMQMTSGTWARFGIWMLIGFAIYFGYGMQHSVEEVKNHQPLPKTRAQTVDLDLTASGIHAI